A single Crateriforma conspicua DNA region contains:
- a CDS encoding alpha/beta hydrolase family protein, whose translation MTDFLPIARHALSMALFWGIPIVAAVGLIAYFGFARLIASKLLGRRVLRCTDEESPADRGFDQIAFEIQVPSYNAVDGDTETPKCRLDGWLIRPPDAGPDDRPPCVLMVHGFSSHKNCLWTFPDDPDYRASLLHQGADSLCRAGFAVAAIDLRNHGQSDENGPVTLGIRESYDVLATLRYLKANADRLGIDGSRLGLRGESMGGVTSLIAASIDDCGLIAALWCDSTFADGHRVVGDFLNYAGVWRGFAPATRLWLKTLTGLDVNDASPVRYVEKIRCPVMLVHSTGDTMVPIEHFDQLASAAWANPPETWRLAGHRHNRLWKEPDYHQRQIEFFRQHLGA comes from the coding sequence ATGACGGATTTTCTGCCGATCGCCCGCCACGCATTGTCGATGGCACTGTTTTGGGGAATCCCGATCGTCGCCGCGGTCGGGCTGATTGCATACTTCGGCTTCGCACGACTGATCGCGTCCAAGTTGCTCGGACGTCGCGTACTAAGATGTACCGACGAAGAAAGCCCCGCCGATCGTGGTTTTGACCAGATCGCGTTTGAGATTCAGGTTCCCTCATACAACGCGGTCGACGGTGACACCGAAACGCCCAAGTGTCGCCTGGACGGTTGGCTGATCCGGCCGCCCGATGCCGGTCCCGACGACCGACCGCCCTGTGTCTTGATGGTGCACGGATTCAGCAGCCACAAGAATTGTTTGTGGACGTTTCCCGATGATCCCGACTATCGCGCATCGTTGTTGCACCAAGGTGCCGATTCGCTGTGTCGTGCCGGATTCGCCGTCGCCGCAATCGACCTGCGGAACCACGGTCAAAGCGACGAAAACGGTCCGGTCACTCTGGGAATTCGCGAATCGTACGACGTCTTGGCGACGCTGCGATACCTGAAAGCCAACGCGGATCGACTCGGGATCGACGGCAGCCGGTTAGGTTTGCGCGGCGAGAGCATGGGCGGGGTGACCAGCCTGATCGCAGCCTCCATAGACGACTGCGGATTGATCGCGGCGTTGTGGTGTGATTCGACATTCGCCGATGGTCATCGTGTGGTCGGCGACTTTTTAAACTATGCGGGCGTCTGGCGCGGCTTTGCGCCGGCGACGCGACTGTGGCTGAAAACGCTGACCGGGCTGGACGTCAATGACGCCAGCCCGGTTCGTTATGTCGAAAAGATTCGCTGTCCGGTGATGCTGGTTCACAGCACGGGAGACACGATGGTGCCCATCGAACACTTTGACCAACTCGCGTCGGCCGCCTGGGCAAACCCACCGGAAACTTGGCGTTTGGCGGGCCACCGCCACAACCGTTTATGGAAAGAACCCGATTACCACCAGCGGCAAATCGAGTTCTTTCGGCAACATCTGGGGGCCTGA